The following DNA comes from Polynucleobacter sp. MG-6-Vaara-E2.
GCATACCAGATAGAACACGTTCAGCAAACATCGTTTTTCTTTGTCTTTATTGTGAATTGAAATTAATGGAATACAGACCAAACTGGTGTTAGATGATCTGGCAAATGCGGCAAGGTGCCCAAGTCAATATGGCTTTCATTTGGATCATGAAAATCAGAACCGCGGGATGCCAAAAATCCATATTGCTGTGCAATCTTGGCATAGGTCTTGTATTGGTCTGGACTATGACTACCAGTAATGACCTCGATGCCAAGACCCCCTAGCTCTTTAAAGTGCTTGTACAGCTCGTCCATCTGCATCGCATTAAAGTTATAGCGACCTGGATGTGCAATAACAGCGACACCGCCTGCAGCCTTAATCCACGATACAGCATCATCTAATTTGGCCCACATATGGGGTACATAGCCAGGCTTATCTTCTACCAAATAATTTTTGAAGACATGCTCCGTGTCCTTACAAACACCCTGCTCAACCAAATACCTCGCAAAGTGCGTTCTCGAAATCAAATCATGATTACCTGCGAAATGTAAGGCGCCTTCATAAGCACCCGGAATTCCAACTTTGAGCAATTGCTCAGCCATTAACTTGGCACGATTACCGCGTCCTGCACGGGTACTGCGCAAACCCTCAATGATGCCTTGATGATTAGCATCAATACCCAGACCCACAATATGAATCGTTTGCCCCATCCAAGTAACAGAGATTTCTACGCCAGCCAAGTAGTCCAGATTGATTGCGCTGGCTGCGGCTTTAGCACGCTGTTGACCGCCTAACTCATCATGATCAGTTAGCGCCCATAAAGTTACGCCATTAGCCTTGGCACGCACAGCCAAAGCTTCGGGCGTCAAGGTGCCATCAGAGACCACAGAGTGGCAATGTAAATCGGCATTTAAGGTGGATAAGCTACTCATGACCCTATTTTAGGTCAAGCTGGTATCAATTACC
Coding sequences within:
- a CDS encoding 3',5'-nucleoside bisphosphate phosphatase → MSSLSTLNADLHCHSVVSDGTLTPEALAVRAKANGVTLWALTDHDELGGQQRAKAAASAINLDYLAGVEISVTWMGQTIHIVGLGIDANHQGIIEGLRSTRAGRGNRAKLMAEQLLKVGIPGAYEGALHFAGNHDLISRTHFARYLVEQGVCKDTEHVFKNYLVEDKPGYVPHMWAKLDDAVSWIKAAGGVAVIAHPGRYNFNAMQMDELYKHFKELGGLGIEVITGSHSPDQYKTYAKIAQQYGFLASRGSDFHDPNESHIDLGTLPHLPDHLTPVWSVFH